From the Hymenobacter yonginensis genome, one window contains:
- the mdh gene encoding malate dehydrogenase codes for MKVTVVGAGNVGATCADVLATREIANEIVLVDIKEGFAEGKALDIWQKAPIIGYDSRTVGVTSDYARTADSDVVVITSGLPRKPGMTRDDLISTNAGIVKSVTEQVVKYSPNAIIIIVSNPLDVMTYQAHLTSGLPRNKVFGMAGILDTARYRAFLAEALNVSPKDIQAVLMGGHGDTMVPLPRYTTVGGIPVTELIGKEELDAIVARTTNGGGELVKLMGTSAWYAPGAAAAQMVEAIVRDQRRVFPVCIKLEGEYGIDGVYLGAPVILGKNGIEKVIELQLNDEEKALLETSRGHVKEVMDALDNMSKASA; via the coding sequence ATGAAAGTTACCGTAGTTGGGGCTGGCAACGTGGGCGCAACCTGCGCCGACGTATTGGCCACCCGCGAAATTGCCAACGAAATCGTACTGGTTGACATCAAGGAAGGCTTCGCCGAAGGCAAGGCCCTCGACATCTGGCAGAAAGCACCCATCATCGGCTACGACTCGCGCACCGTGGGCGTGACCAGCGACTACGCCCGCACCGCCGATTCCGACGTGGTGGTGATTACCTCCGGCCTGCCCCGCAAGCCCGGCATGACCCGCGACGACCTGATTTCGACCAATGCCGGTATCGTGAAATCGGTGACCGAGCAGGTGGTAAAATACTCGCCCAACGCCATCATCATCATCGTGAGCAACCCGCTCGACGTGATGACCTATCAGGCCCACCTCACCTCCGGCCTGCCCCGCAACAAGGTGTTCGGCATGGCCGGCATCCTCGATACGGCCCGCTACCGCGCTTTCCTGGCTGAGGCCCTCAACGTGAGCCCCAAAGACATCCAAGCCGTGCTCATGGGCGGCCACGGCGACACCATGGTACCCCTGCCCCGCTACACCACCGTAGGCGGCATCCCCGTTACCGAGCTGATCGGCAAAGAAGAGCTGGACGCCATTGTGGCTCGCACCACCAACGGCGGCGGCGAGCTGGTGAAGCTGATGGGTACTTCGGCCTGGTATGCTCCCGGCGCGGCGGCTGCTCAGATGGTAGAGGCCATCGTGCGCGACCAGCGTCGCGTGTTCCCAGTGTGCATCAAGCTGGAAGGCGAGTACGGCATCGACGGCGTGTACTTGGGTGCTCCGGTTATCCTGGGCAAAAACGGCATCGAGAAAGTAATCGAGCTGCAGCTCAACGACGAGGAAAAAGCCCTGCTGGAAACCTCGCGTGGCCACGTGAAAGAAGTAATGGACGCGCTGGACAACATGAGCAAGGCTTCGGCCTAA
- a CDS encoding glycoside hydrolase family 3 N-terminal domain-containing protein produces MLKEFRIRLLLLLLAATGLIITSAVPYDDAAKPRSVAEQNWVDSVFNSLTPDQRLGQLFMVAAYSNKDKKHAQYTEFLVKNYNIGGLMFLQGGPRRQGHLTNRYQAAAKVPLLIAMDAEWGLDMRLDSSMHFAKQMTLGAMDDEQYVYQMGREIALKMKTLGVHVSFSPVVDVNSNPDNPVIGNRSFGENKEQVAKRSVAYIRGLQDHGIMAVVKHFPGHGDTDVDSHVALPVINSDLARLTNVDLYPFQQSFEAGVMGVMVGHLYMPLFDTVRSVSATISRNLVTGLLKEKMAYKGLVFTDALNMKSVANLYKPGELDALALLAGNDVLLFSEDVPVAIQKIKDDLAAGKLVQADVDQRVRKILRAKFWAGLNNQPPVDVPNLMANLNRPQSRTVAQEIYEHATTVVKNQDDLLPLHRLDTLRIATVTIGAGPGSTLGEIMSKYQSGPVYAVANRYAPDSTFARILPRLAPYNTVVVTLHNMNNTPTHNYGLGDGTLKFLKDLQANPRIKTVVVAMGNAYSLKHLDGARTLVCGYEDNYASQLVVPQVLFGALPALGRLPVTVTPELTAGTGLPTPDFKRLRYATPESEGLDSKVLAQIDNIALESVAYAAAPGCQVLVAKNGAVVFDKSYGYCTYDKKQPVSNSTLYDLASVTKVAGTLQTIMYLKDQGKLNLDEKVAAYLPELKGTNKRDMTVREVLLHQAGLKAGIPTWEKTITKTGPKPTFYASTSTAGFTNEVTPNLYSVQTAEDSVWTWVQRSGLLPKAKGKYPVEYSDLSFIILKRVAEKLLQEPIENFLDKSFYKPLGLGTITYNPLQKFPQSCIAPTENDTYFRRAQLQGTVHDQTAAMIGGVGGHAGLFANANDLAILMQMNLQNGRYGGLRYFQSPVVTEFARSTVAGNRHGLGWDHGDPSKPEGPTSNLSPASTFGHTGFTGTCVWMDPENKILYIFLSNRVYPDAGNNKLRQYNIRTRIHDVIYKSLQKT; encoded by the coding sequence ATGCTCAAGGAATTTCGGATTAGACTCTTACTGCTGCTGCTCGCTGCCACGGGTCTGATCATCACCTCCGCGGTGCCCTACGACGACGCGGCCAAACCACGCTCCGTAGCCGAGCAGAACTGGGTCGACAGCGTGTTCAACTCGCTCACGCCCGACCAGCGGCTGGGGCAGCTGTTTATGGTGGCCGCCTACTCCAATAAGGACAAGAAGCACGCCCAGTACACCGAGTTTCTGGTCAAGAACTATAACATCGGCGGGCTGATGTTTCTGCAGGGCGGCCCGCGCCGGCAGGGCCACCTCACCAACCGCTACCAAGCCGCCGCCAAGGTGCCGCTGCTCATTGCCATGGACGCCGAGTGGGGCCTGGATATGCGCCTCGACTCCAGCATGCACTTCGCCAAGCAGATGACGCTGGGCGCCATGGACGACGAGCAGTATGTATACCAGATGGGCCGCGAAATTGCCCTCAAGATGAAGACGCTGGGCGTGCACGTGAGCTTTTCGCCCGTGGTCGACGTCAACTCCAACCCCGACAATCCGGTTATCGGCAACCGCTCATTCGGCGAGAACAAGGAGCAGGTGGCCAAACGCAGCGTGGCCTACATCCGCGGGCTGCAAGACCACGGCATCATGGCCGTGGTGAAGCACTTCCCCGGCCACGGCGACACCGACGTGGACTCGCACGTGGCGTTGCCGGTCATCAACTCCGACCTGGCCCGCCTAACCAACGTGGACCTGTACCCGTTTCAGCAGTCGTTTGAGGCCGGTGTGATGGGCGTGATGGTGGGTCACCTCTACATGCCGCTGTTCGATACGGTCCGCTCGGTGTCGGCTACCATCTCGCGCAACCTCGTGACGGGGCTGCTGAAGGAGAAGATGGCCTACAAAGGCCTCGTGTTTACGGACGCGCTCAACATGAAGAGCGTGGCCAACCTCTACAAGCCCGGCGAGCTGGACGCGCTGGCGCTGCTGGCCGGCAACGATGTGCTGCTGTTTTCGGAAGACGTGCCGGTAGCCATCCAGAAAATCAAGGACGATCTGGCCGCCGGCAAGCTGGTGCAGGCTGATGTCGACCAGCGGGTGCGCAAGATTCTGCGTGCCAAGTTCTGGGCCGGCCTCAACAACCAGCCGCCCGTGGACGTGCCCAACCTGATGGCCAACCTCAACCGGCCCCAGAGCCGCACGGTAGCCCAGGAAATCTACGAGCACGCCACCACGGTGGTGAAAAATCAGGACGACCTGCTGCCGCTGCACCGCCTCGACACGCTGCGCATTGCCACCGTCACCATCGGGGCCGGGCCGGGCAGCACGCTGGGCGAAATCATGAGCAAGTACCAGAGCGGCCCCGTGTACGCGGTGGCCAACCGTTACGCGCCCGACTCCACGTTTGCCCGGATTCTACCGCGCCTCGCCCCCTACAACACGGTGGTGGTGACGCTGCACAACATGAACAACACGCCCACCCACAACTACGGTTTGGGCGACGGCACCCTAAAATTCCTGAAGGATCTGCAGGCTAACCCGCGCATCAAAACGGTGGTGGTGGCCATGGGCAATGCTTACTCCTTGAAGCACCTGGATGGCGCCCGCACGCTGGTGTGCGGCTACGAAGACAACTACGCCTCGCAGCTAGTGGTGCCGCAGGTGCTGTTTGGCGCGCTGCCCGCGTTGGGCCGCCTGCCGGTCACGGTTACGCCGGAGCTAACAGCGGGCACCGGCCTGCCCACGCCGGACTTCAAGCGCCTGCGCTACGCCACGCCGGAAAGCGAAGGGCTCGACTCCAAAGTCCTGGCCCAGATCGACAACATTGCGCTGGAATCGGTGGCGTATGCCGCGGCGCCCGGCTGCCAGGTGCTGGTGGCCAAGAACGGGGCCGTGGTGTTCGACAAAAGCTACGGCTACTGCACCTACGACAAGAAGCAGCCGGTCAGCAACAGCACACTCTACGATCTGGCTTCGGTAACGAAAGTGGCCGGCACGCTGCAGACCATCATGTACCTGAAAGATCAGGGCAAGCTGAACCTCGACGAGAAGGTGGCTGCCTACCTGCCCGAGCTGAAAGGCACCAACAAGCGCGACATGACCGTGCGCGAGGTGCTGCTGCACCAAGCGGGCCTGAAAGCTGGCATCCCGACCTGGGAGAAGACCATCACCAAAACCGGACCCAAGCCCACCTTCTACGCCAGCACCAGCACGGCCGGCTTCACCAACGAGGTGACGCCCAACCTGTACAGCGTGCAGACGGCCGAGGATTCGGTCTGGACCTGGGTGCAGCGTTCCGGCTTGCTGCCCAAGGCGAAGGGCAAGTATCCGGTGGAGTACTCCGACCTGAGCTTCATCATTCTGAAGCGGGTAGCTGAAAAGCTGCTGCAGGAGCCCATTGAGAACTTCCTCGATAAGAGCTTCTACAAGCCGCTGGGCCTCGGCACCATTACCTACAACCCGCTGCAGAAGTTTCCGCAGTCGTGCATCGCGCCCACCGAAAACGACACCTACTTCCGCCGCGCCCAGCTGCAGGGCACCGTGCACGACCAGACCGCGGCCATGATTGGCGGCGTGGGCGGCCACGCGGGCCTGTTCGCCAACGCCAACGACCTGGCCATCCTGATGCAGATGAACCTGCAGAACGGCCGCTACGGCGGGCTGCGCTACTTCCAGAGCCCCGTCGTGACGGAATTTGCGCGCAGCACCGTGGCCGGCAACCGGCACGGCCTGGGCTGGGACCACGGCGACCCGAGCAAGCCCGAAGGCCCCACTAGCAACCTCTCGCCGGCCAGTACGTTTGGCCATACGGGCTTCACCGGTACCTGCGTCTGGATGGACCCCGAAAACAAAATCCTCTACAT
- the mutL gene encoding DNA mismatch repair endonuclease MutL — MADIIQLLPEYLANQIAAGEVVQRPASAVKELLENAVDAGATQVQLIVKDAGKQLVQVVDNGSGMSATDARMSLERHATSKIRTTDDLFRIRTLGFRGEALASIAAVAQVELRTKQASQETGTLLLIEGSQITSQQPTACPDGTSISVKNLFFNVPARRNFLKSNAVEMRHILDEFQHIALANPQIAFTLFQNDLEVFNLPAGKLSQRIVSLLGNGYKEQLAACEEVTPFLSVKGFIGKPESAKKSRGDQFFFVNNRFIRSAYLNHAVLAAYEGLLPKDAHPFYVLFLDLDPKAIDINVHPTKTEIKFEDEKTVYAIVRAAVKQSLGLHNMAPSLDFDGDVNFAPIRPLRTPLGELPKSNFDPDDFRPDALASAASAAATPARDARPGSSSRTDSGYERQIPPRPTEQAKRDLEEFYKSLSKVNVPDVEREATAKGVPVPSAAALTAAAATAPPLVSPALVVGATSAAVPAAPELPLREVPASSGNKVLQVHGQYLLVAVKSGLMLLDQAAARERILYEQYAHTLERETGASQTLLFPRTVTFTPQDFAILREVEDALRGLGFRFTDFGKHTIAVEGIPADVPARDEKELLEGLIEQFRTHAGPVKLNRREQMARALARRVATAASGARLSDTEMNTLVDKLFACQVPGYTPDGRRTLVMLELSQIQEFFRR, encoded by the coding sequence ATGGCCGACATTATTCAGCTGCTTCCCGAGTATCTGGCCAACCAGATTGCCGCCGGAGAAGTGGTGCAGCGGCCGGCTTCGGCCGTCAAAGAGCTACTAGAAAATGCCGTTGATGCCGGCGCCACCCAGGTGCAGCTCATCGTCAAGGACGCCGGCAAGCAGCTGGTGCAGGTCGTGGACAACGGCTCGGGCATGAGCGCTACCGACGCCCGCATGAGCCTGGAGCGCCACGCCACCTCCAAAATCCGCACCACCGACGACCTGTTCCGCATCCGCACCCTCGGGTTCCGGGGCGAGGCGCTGGCCTCCATTGCGGCCGTGGCCCAGGTGGAGCTGCGCACCAAGCAGGCCAGCCAGGAAACGGGCACGCTGCTGCTCATCGAAGGCTCCCAAATCACCAGCCAGCAGCCCACGGCCTGCCCCGACGGCACCAGCATCAGCGTCAAGAACCTGTTTTTCAACGTGCCGGCCCGGCGCAACTTCCTCAAGAGCAACGCCGTGGAAATGCGGCACATCCTCGACGAGTTTCAGCACATTGCCCTGGCCAACCCCCAGATTGCGTTTACGCTGTTCCAGAACGACCTGGAGGTGTTCAACCTGCCGGCCGGCAAGCTCAGCCAGCGCATCGTGAGCTTGCTCGGCAACGGCTATAAGGAGCAGCTGGCGGCCTGCGAGGAAGTGACGCCGTTTCTGAGCGTAAAGGGCTTCATTGGCAAGCCGGAATCGGCCAAGAAAAGCCGTGGCGACCAGTTCTTCTTCGTCAACAACCGCTTCATCCGCTCGGCCTACCTCAACCACGCCGTGCTGGCCGCTTACGAAGGCCTGCTGCCCAAAGACGCGCACCCGTTCTACGTGCTGTTTCTGGACCTCGACCCCAAGGCCATCGACATCAACGTGCATCCCACCAAGACGGAAATCAAGTTTGAGGACGAGAAGACTGTGTACGCCATTGTGCGCGCCGCCGTCAAGCAGAGCCTGGGCTTACACAACATGGCGCCCTCGCTGGACTTTGATGGCGACGTGAACTTTGCGCCCATTCGGCCGCTGCGCACGCCGCTGGGCGAGCTGCCCAAAAGCAACTTTGACCCCGACGACTTCCGGCCCGACGCGCTGGCCTCGGCCGCCTCCGCCGCGGCCACGCCCGCCCGCGACGCCCGCCCCGGCAGCAGCTCCCGCACCGACAGCGGCTACGAGCGCCAGATTCCGCCCCGCCCCACCGAGCAGGCCAAGCGCGACTTGGAGGAGTTCTACAAGAGCCTCAGCAAGGTGAACGTGCCCGACGTGGAGCGCGAAGCCACCGCCAAAGGCGTGCCCGTGCCCAGCGCCGCCGCCCTCACAGCCGCCGCCGCGACTGCGCCGCCGCTGGTGTCGCCGGCGCTGGTGGTAGGGGCCACCTCGGCGGCGGTGCCGGCCGCACCCGAGCTGCCGCTGCGCGAGGTGCCGGCCAGCTCCGGCAATAAGGTGCTGCAGGTGCACGGGCAGTATCTGCTGGTGGCCGTCAAGTCGGGGCTGATGCTGCTGGACCAAGCCGCCGCGCGGGAGCGGATCCTGTACGAGCAGTACGCCCACACGCTGGAGCGCGAAACCGGCGCGTCGCAGACGCTGCTGTTTCCGCGCACGGTCACGTTTACGCCCCAGGATTTTGCCATTCTGCGCGAGGTAGAAGATGCCCTGCGCGGCCTGGGCTTCCGGTTCACCGATTTCGGCAAGCACACCATTGCGGTGGAAGGCATCCCGGCCGATGTGCCGGCCCGCGACGAGAAGGAGCTGCTGGAAGGCCTCATCGAGCAGTTCCGGACCCACGCCGGCCCCGTGAAGCTGAACCGCCGCGAGCAGATGGCCCGCGCCCTGGCCCGCCGCGTAGCCACCGCCGCCTCGGGCGCCCGCCTCTCCGACACCGAAATGAACACGCTGGTCGATAAGCTGTTTGCCTGCCAAGTGCCCGGCTACACCCCCGACGGCCGCCGCACCCTCGTGATGCTGGAGCTCAGCCAGATCCAGGAGTTCTTCCGCCGCTAA
- a CDS encoding rhomboid family intramembrane serine protease: MSFLDDIRATLTRRDNALSQLLLINVLVFVVLLLIRVTLYLVTAGRLDITLVLEWLAVPSGPWTLLTRPWTLLTYAFVHTDFFHILFNLLNLYWFGSLVREYLGDRKLVSLYILGALAGAALYLLAYNFVPVFAGRPAMLYGASAGVTAIILGAATLLPDYTFSIIFLGPVRIKYIAAVVVLVSIAGIDGGNPGGEIAHLGGALLGFLFIKQLQRGRDLGRPVQAIADWVGGLLSGPRLRVTHRGSAAAAPAASGARKGTLPKPEQEDLDAILDKISRSGYESLSKDEKQRLFKASQK, from the coding sequence ATGAGTTTCCTTGATGACATCCGCGCCACCCTCACCCGGCGCGACAATGCCCTGAGCCAGCTGCTGCTGATCAATGTGCTGGTGTTTGTAGTGCTGCTGCTGATTCGCGTCACGCTGTATCTGGTGACGGCGGGCCGCCTCGATATCACGCTGGTGCTGGAGTGGCTGGCCGTGCCTTCCGGCCCCTGGACGCTGCTCACCCGCCCCTGGACGCTGCTCACCTACGCCTTCGTCCACACCGATTTCTTCCACATCTTATTCAACCTGCTGAACCTGTACTGGTTTGGCTCGCTGGTGCGCGAGTACCTCGGCGACCGGAAGCTGGTGAGCCTCTACATCCTGGGGGCGCTGGCCGGCGCCGCGCTGTATCTGCTGGCCTACAACTTCGTGCCGGTGTTTGCCGGCCGCCCGGCCATGCTCTATGGGGCCTCGGCGGGCGTCACGGCTATCATCCTGGGCGCCGCCACGCTGCTGCCCGACTACACGTTCAGCATCATTTTCCTGGGTCCGGTGCGCATCAAATACATTGCAGCCGTGGTGGTACTGGTGAGTATCGCGGGCATTGACGGCGGTAACCCGGGCGGCGAAATTGCCCACCTGGGCGGCGCGCTGCTAGGCTTCCTGTTCATCAAGCAGCTGCAGCGCGGCCGCGACCTGGGCCGTCCCGTGCAGGCCATCGCCGACTGGGTGGGCGGTTTGCTCTCGGGCCCGCGCCTGCGCGTGACGCACCGCGGCAGCGCGGCGGCCGCTCCGGCCGCATCGGGCGCCCGCAAAGGCACCCTGCCCAAGCCCGAGCAGGAAGATCTCGACGCCATCCTCGACAAAATCTCCCGCTCCGGCTACGAAAGCCTTTCCAAAGACGAAAAGCAGCGCCTGTTCAAAGCCAGCCAGAAATAG
- a CDS encoding rhomboid family intramembrane serine protease, with translation MFRLTPTVRTLLIINVLIYFLQNQFGAQVTVLGALYPIGSVYFQPWQFLTYMFLHGSFAHLFSNMLGLVFIGASLEDVWGPKRFLTYWLICGVGAGMLYQGVRAYELHQMDTDRIAFQEAPSGVAFSNYFHNYLPEAGDSFSAVAAQMQRTPNDQSLIASATETIQAIYDRAINSPEAGMLGASGALFGVLFAFGFLFPQQSLIIFPIPIPIKAWLFVTLYTAYELYQGIHPVPGDNVAHFAHLGGMLIGFIVLKIWQRNGTHYG, from the coding sequence ATGTTCCGACTTACTCCCACCGTTCGCACGCTGCTCATCATCAACGTGCTGATCTACTTTCTGCAAAACCAGTTTGGGGCGCAGGTGACGGTGCTGGGCGCCCTCTACCCGATTGGGTCGGTGTACTTTCAGCCCTGGCAGTTCCTGACCTATATGTTTCTGCACGGCAGCTTCGCCCACCTGTTTTCCAACATGCTGGGCCTTGTGTTCATCGGGGCCTCGCTGGAAGACGTGTGGGGCCCGAAACGGTTTCTGACGTATTGGCTGATCTGCGGCGTGGGCGCCGGTATGCTCTATCAGGGCGTGCGCGCCTACGAGCTGCACCAGATGGACACCGACCGGATTGCGTTCCAGGAAGCGCCATCCGGCGTGGCCTTCTCCAACTACTTTCACAACTACCTGCCTGAAGCCGGTGACTCTTTCTCGGCGGTAGCCGCCCAGATGCAGCGCACGCCTAACGACCAAAGCCTGATTGCCTCTGCTACGGAAACTATCCAGGCCATCTACGACCGGGCCATCAACAGTCCGGAGGCCGGGATGCTGGGGGCGTCGGGGGCGCTGTTTGGGGTGCTGTTTGCGTTCGGGTTCCTGTTTCCGCAACAGTCGCTCATCATCTTCCCGATTCCGATTCCCATCAAGGCCTGGCTGTTCGTGACGCTGTACACCGCCTACGAGCTCTACCAGGGCATCCACCCGGTTCCCGGCGACAATGTGGCGCACTTCGCACATTTGGGCGGAATGTTGATTGGCTTCATTGTGTTGAAAATCTGGCAGCGCAACGGCACGCACTACGGCTAA
- a CDS encoding aspartyl protease family protein has product MKALFLSFWLLLASTTATLAQQTPTGIRPLDQLVAAINTKSVEPLQPFLVSETRVGSLPATYTPQLLAQLIPGFGPVENVRLVRQTPEGANIRYVCAFTRQGTEKEYDFLVSAEGKFLELNLAKASVKKIATAATALELTTPPAVTVPMRLLDGLIVVEAEVDGRRGNFLLDSGAPALMLNQREFAANPGETTATAGGMRGVNGSMGSYSYHTTQSFDWAGIRFQNREVPTLDLTSLEQRLKGLKLLGLIGYNLLDQYALTLDYRAAQVQLRKPDPDPTGPAPLLSVPFTLRGHLPILEATASGQTWQLALDSGAQYNLLDQQYAPTFQKTLRKKENVTLQGADNLSRTVVSGQVPELQVGGKLAFRNQSTVFTDISHLNSKPGQVPVQGLVGYPFLSQYRTTIDFVNKQVRFYNW; this is encoded by the coding sequence ATGAAAGCCCTCTTCCTGAGTTTCTGGCTGCTGCTGGCCAGCACCACCGCCACCCTGGCCCAGCAAACGCCCACCGGCATCCGGCCCCTCGACCAACTGGTGGCGGCCATCAACACCAAATCGGTGGAGCCGCTGCAGCCGTTTCTGGTCAGCGAAACGCGGGTGGGAAGCCTGCCGGCCACCTACACTCCGCAGCTACTGGCGCAGCTGATTCCCGGCTTCGGGCCCGTGGAGAACGTGCGGCTGGTACGGCAGACGCCCGAAGGTGCCAACATTCGCTACGTGTGCGCCTTCACCCGCCAGGGCACCGAAAAGGAGTACGACTTTCTGGTGAGTGCCGAGGGGAAATTTCTGGAGCTGAACCTAGCCAAAGCCAGCGTGAAGAAGATTGCCACGGCCGCCACCGCCCTGGAGCTGACCACGCCGCCCGCCGTGACCGTGCCTATGCGCCTGCTGGACGGCCTGATTGTGGTTGAAGCCGAGGTAGACGGCCGCCGCGGTAATTTCCTGCTCGACTCTGGCGCGCCGGCCCTAATGCTCAACCAGCGTGAGTTTGCCGCCAACCCCGGCGAAACCACCGCCACGGCCGGCGGCATGCGCGGCGTAAACGGCAGCATGGGCAGCTACTCCTACCACACCACCCAAAGCTTCGACTGGGCCGGCATCCGGTTCCAGAACCGCGAAGTGCCCACCCTGGACCTCACCAGCCTGGAGCAGCGGCTGAAGGGCCTGAAGCTGCTGGGTCTCATCGGCTACAACCTGCTCGACCAGTACGCCCTCACCCTCGATTACCGCGCCGCCCAGGTGCAGCTCCGCAAGCCCGACCCCGATCCCACCGGCCCGGCGCCGCTGCTGAGCGTGCCCTTCACGCTACGCGGCCACCTGCCGATACTGGAAGCCACCGCGTCCGGCCAGACCTGGCAACTGGCCCTGGACTCCGGCGCCCAGTACAACCTGCTGGACCAGCAGTACGCCCCCACTTTCCAGAAAACGCTGCGCAAAAAGGAAAACGTCACGCTACAGGGCGCCGACAACCTCTCGCGCACGGTGGTGAGCGGGCAGGTGCCGGAGCTGCAGGTGGGCGGCAAGCTGGCCTTCCGCAATCAGTCCACGGTGTTCACCGACATTTCCCACCTCAACAGCAAGCCCGGCCAGGTGCCGGTGCAGGGCCTCGTGGGCTACCCGTTCCTGAGCCAGTACCGCACTACCATCGACTTCGTGAACAAGCAGGTGCGGTTTTATAACTGGTGA
- the tilS gene encoding tRNA lysidine(34) synthetase TilS: MLDQVRRYITEHALFNLETDTLLVAVSGGQDSVVLADVLHQLGTQFAIAHCHFGLRADEADADEQFVRKLAKKYDVPYFVEFFQTKAFAEQEGISTQMAARALRYEWFERIRQTQGYAYVATAHHQRDAAETMLLNLTHGTGLAGLHGIPPKNGHIVRPLLGVAKPELFEYLVENQLMWREDASNDSPVYQRNRLRQEVLPVLRDINPSLDQTLQFTAERVGGAEEIVRRYVQDTAAEAQRTETDATYLDIRLLQKTAATTLVLHELLRPFGFSFPVVKDIVAAFPAEPGRRFESPTHRLVKDREQLVITPKNLTKFGTHQLQAGQEVLKIDGLHLRLELQEVTEGFEVPRGKAVAALDADALKFPLIVRPWQEGDWFMPIGMKGKKKLSDFLIDQKVPLNLKDNVQVLCSGDGKIAWVIGFRPDERFRVNDDTERVLVVKRM; this comes from the coding sequence ATGCTCGACCAAGTCCGCCGCTACATCACCGAACACGCGCTTTTCAACCTCGAAACCGACACGCTGCTGGTGGCCGTGAGTGGCGGGCAGGACTCGGTGGTGCTGGCCGACGTGCTGCACCAGTTGGGGACGCAGTTTGCCATTGCCCACTGCCACTTCGGCCTGCGCGCCGACGAGGCCGACGCCGACGAGCAGTTTGTGCGCAAGCTGGCCAAGAAGTACGATGTGCCCTATTTCGTGGAGTTCTTCCAGACCAAGGCCTTTGCCGAGCAGGAAGGCATTTCGACCCAGATGGCGGCCCGGGCGCTGCGCTACGAGTGGTTTGAGCGCATCCGCCAGACGCAGGGCTACGCCTACGTGGCCACCGCCCATCACCAGCGCGACGCCGCCGAAACCATGCTGCTCAACCTCACCCACGGCACCGGCCTGGCCGGTTTGCACGGCATCCCGCCCAAAAACGGCCACATCGTGCGGCCGCTGCTGGGCGTGGCCAAGCCCGAGCTGTTTGAGTATCTGGTGGAAAACCAGCTGATGTGGCGCGAAGACGCCTCCAACGACAGCCCCGTATACCAGCGCAACCGCCTGCGCCAGGAGGTGCTGCCGGTATTGCGCGACATCAACCCCAGCCTCGACCAGACGCTGCAGTTCACGGCCGAGCGGGTGGGCGGCGCCGAGGAAATCGTGCGCCGCTACGTGCAGGACACCGCCGCCGAGGCCCAGCGCACCGAAACCGACGCCACGTATCTGGACATCCGGCTGCTGCAGAAAACGGCCGCTACCACGCTTGTGCTGCACGAACTGTTGCGGCCGTTTGGGTTTAGCTTTCCGGTGGTGAAGGACATTGTAGCCGCCTTCCCGGCCGAGCCCGGCCGCCGCTTCGAGTCGCCGACGCACCGGCTGGTGAAGGACCGCGAGCAGCTGGTTATCACCCCGAAGAACCTCACCAAATTCGGCACGCACCAACTGCAGGCCGGCCAGGAAGTGCTGAAGATTGACGGGCTGCACCTGCGCCTGGAGCTGCAGGAAGTGACCGAAGGCTTTGAGGTGCCGCGCGGCAAAGCCGTGGCTGCCCTCGATGCCGACGCGCTGAAATTCCCGCTCATCGTGCGCCCCTGGCAGGAAGGCGACTGGTTTATGCCCATCGGCATGAAAGGCAAAAAGAAGCTCTCCGACTTCCTCATCGACCAGAAAGTGCCCCTCAACCTCAAAGACAACGTGCAGGTGCTCTGCTCCGGCGACGGCAAAATTGCCTGGGTCATCGGTTTCCGCCCCGACGAGCGGTTCCGCGTGAACGACGACACCGAACGGGTACTGGTGGTGAAGCGGATGTAG